The following proteins are encoded in a genomic region of Hyla sarda isolate aHylSar1 chromosome 3, aHylSar1.hap1, whole genome shotgun sequence:
- the NCOA7 gene encoding nuclear receptor coactivator 7 isoform X4, whose translation MRSTNKPLNIKILYIANGVQEPYVQIITVQEAKRRKSNCSYDDEEEEEAHEDFLPDLKQKSDLLDDTHIEKLAHRLPARVQGYPWHLVYSTQQHGTSLKTLYRNLCSLDSPVLLVVKDMDNQVFGAYATHPFRLSDHYYGTGETFLFTFNPDFKAFKWSGDNSYFINGDTTSLQLGGGGGRFGLWLDSDLYHGHSNPCSTFNNDILSKKEDFIVQDLEVWAFE comes from the exons ATGCGGAGTACTAACAAACCACTGAACATCAAAATCCTCTACATTGCAAATGGGGTTCAAGAGCCTTATGTGCAG ATCATCACCGTACAAGAGGCAAAACGTCGGAAAAGTAATTGCAgttatgatgatgaggaggaagaagaggcacATGAGGATTTTCTGCCTGATTTGAAACAAAAAAGCGATTTGCTGGATGATACACACATTGAGAAG TTAGCCCACAGACTGCCTGCAAGGGTTCAAGGATATCCTTGGCATCTGGTTTACAGTACACAACAGCATGGAACTAGCCTAAAGACCTTGTACAGGAATTTATGTTCTCTGGACAGTCCAGTACTCTTGGTAGTCAAAGACATGGACAACCAG GTATTTGGGGCATATGCAACACACCCTTTCAGACTCAGTGATCATTATTATGGCACAGGGGAAACGTTCCTGTTCACCTTCAATCCTGATTTTAAG GCATTTAAATGGAGTGGAGATAATTCTTACTTCATCAATGGAGACACCACTTCCTTGCAGCTTGGTGGTGGAGG TGGTCGATTTGGACTGTGGCTGGACTCTGATCTATATCATGGACACAGTAACCCCTGCAGCACTTTCAACAATGATATCTTATCCAAGAAAGAAGACTTCATTGTGCAAGATCTAGAAGTGTGGGCCTTTGAGTAA